The segment CCCACTCGTCAGCGAAAGCGTATCTGTAGCCACGCTGCCGTCTGCGTCCCGCTGACCGTCCACGCTGCTCCGCGGCATGTTTGGATCGGAAGACCACCGACCCATGCTGTAGTAGCCTGTCCATCGGTCGCCAAGCCATGCGCGGGCGTTGACTTCCAGCCATGTGCCGGGTGGCGTGTCGGCATTCCAGGATGCTACGGCCAAATTGGCAACACAGTCGCCATGGATCACGGGCGATGTCAGCCACATAACGCCCGGTTCACGCAGGTGTACAAAGGATCGAAATGTTGAAAAACCCACGAACTGGCTGCCGAGGCAAGCGCGTGGCGATGCGCTGGTGACTACGCTGCGTTTCAGCATCCGCCGGAGCGCTGCCGGATGGTCGGTCTGAATTCCGTCGGCGCCAAGAGCCAGCGCCCGTCGCCATCCGTCCGGAGTATCATCCGGGCCGAGGCAATCCATATACACAGCCGCACCCAGTGCGTGAGACTCGTCGACGAGTTCCACGGTCCAGTCACCAACGGAACCGTCGAACAGCCGTGCGCCTGTCTCACTCTGAAGCGCGCGCAAACCCGGTCCCGTCCGTTCATCTGGCGGGACGCTTGGCATCACTGGAATCTCAGGATCCAGTTCGCGCCACCCTGCGAGGGTCTGCCGGCCGCCCCATACCACCGTCCGCCGCTCCATGCCAAACCGTTTCAATATCGCCAGAATCGCCGTGGCCGAGCCGGCTTTGTGATCGATATAGAGATTGATGCGTCCGGCAGCTTTCGCAACGCACTGCTCCAGCGTTGGAACTCGCGCGGCCGCGAACCTTGCGCAAAACTTCGAGCCGGCATCCATCCGGGTGATCTCATCCAGGGTCAGGTCGGCGACGGCGCCGCTTCCCGAGGTCGTTCGATCCACGGTGCGGTCGTGCATCGCGATCAGATGTCCGTCACGCGTTTCGCGGACATCGATCTCAACGTAATCGGCCTTCGCGCGGATTGCGGAAGCGATTCCCGGCAGCGTGTTCTCCGGCGCCAGGGAGCTGGCGCCACGATGAGCTATTACGGCAATTGTGTGCTGCAACGGCGGCACCACTGTTGGAGCGATAATGCACATGAAACCATTATAATGCCGCAAAAGTGGCGGCATTTCCGTGTCCGGTTCGTATTCTGAACCGGCGCCCAAGCCGCGTTCAATCTGCCGTAGCCGTCGTTGCCGCAGATTATTGGAAATGGACGGTATAATCCTTGATGGGCGCAACGTGGATCCTCCGCGTTGCGCTTTTCGCGTTTCCTGCCGTATCCGCGCGCGGAGGCTCACGATGCCGATCTTCGACCAGCTTAAAAAGGGTGAGGCCAGAGTGCGGATTCTTCCACCAGATACCATGGGCGGCTTCGCCGTGCTGATGCAGCTCACCGGCGGTAAGCTGCAGGTACTACCGCAGGACCTCTATGTGGTGGAGGCCAAAATCCTGCCGATGCTGCGCGAGCGGAAGATAGCGTTTGAAGAGGTGACGTTTGGTGCGCCGCAGGCGCCGGATGGCGAGACGCAGAAATGACCAGGTTCATCTTTGTTACGGGTGGCGTTGTAAGCAGCCTCGGCAAGGGAATTGCCACCGCCAGCATTGGACGGCTGTTGCGCAGTCGCGGTTTGAACGTCCGGCTGCAAAAGCTGGATCCATATATCAATGTGGATGCCGACACCATGAATCCATTTCAGCATGGTGAAGCATTTGTAACGGACGATGGCGCCGTTACCGATCTGGATCTTGGCCATTATGAGCGCTTCACCAACATTGCGCTTACCCGGCATTCCAGCGTAACGACCGGTAGCGTCTACCGCGATGTAATCGCGGCAGAGCGCCGAGGCGATTACGATGGGGCCACCGTGCAAACGATCCCGCACGTAACAAACGCCATCAAGGATCGGATCCGGCTTGTGGCAAAAACGGGCAAGAACGAGCGTAAGGTGGATGTGGTGGTGGCCGAGGTCGGCGGGACGGTCGGAGACATTGAGGGCCTGCCGTTTTTGGAGGCTATCCGCCAGATGCGTGCGGATGTGGGACTGCGCAATGTGATGTACATTCACGTTACGCTGGTACCGGGTGTCGGACCGTGGGATGAGCAGAAGACCAAGCCGACGCAACATAGCGTTATCAAGCTGCGCGAGATCGGTATCCATCCCGATATGTTGATCTGCCGCTCAAAACGGCAAATGTCCGACGATATGCTGCGCAAGATCTCCCTTTTTTGCGATGTACCGGTTTGTGCCGTCATTCCATCCGTGGATACGAGCACGGTATACGATGTACCACTTAAACTGGAAGTCGCCGGAGTGGCCGAACAGATCGTTAAACGGTTCGGCCTTCGTTGCGACCCGCCGGACCTGGATGCCTGGCAGCGGATCGTTCGCCGCATCACCAGCAACACGCGCCGCGTACACGTTGCAGTGGTTGGGAAGTATGTGGACAACAGCGATGCATACATCTCAATTCGTGAGGCTCTGCACCACGCAGCAGCAGCAGCCGATTGCAACGTGATGATCACGTGGGTCAACAGCCGCGGACTTCGGTCGAGCGATATCGCAAAGGCCGTTAATGGCGCCAACGCCATGGTCGTAGCGCCCGGGTTCGGCGTGGACGGTATCGAGGGCAAACTTCACGCGGTGCAGCACGCGCGGGTTACCGGTCTGCCGTTTCTTGGCATATGCCTTGGCATGCAGATGGCTGTCGTGGAGTTCGCCCGCAACGTGGCGGGAATCCCAGATGCCGAGTCGGGCGAGGTTGACCCGGCCACTCCGAACCCGGTAGTTCATATCATGCCGGAGCAGCGGCTACGCGGGAATCGTGGCGGCACAATGCGGCTCGGAAGCCGCGAGTGTCAACTGGCGGCGAATTCGCTGGCGTCAAGGCTCTACGGCGTGGAGACGATCCGCGAGCGCCACCGCCATCGGTACGAAGTGAACAACGACTATCGCGCACGGCTTATAGGTGCCGGCATGGACTGTAGCGGGACATCACCGGACGGCAAGTTTGTTGAGATCGTGGAGATCCCCGGCCACCCCTTCTT is part of the Armatimonadota bacterium genome and harbors:
- a CDS encoding C39 family peptidase produces the protein MQHTIAVIAHRGASSLAPENTLPGIASAIRAKADYVEIDVRETRDGHLIAMHDRTVDRTTSGSGAVADLTLDEITRMDAGSKFCARFAAARVPTLEQCVAKAAGRINLYIDHKAGSATAILAILKRFGMERRTVVWGGRQTLAGWRELDPEIPVMPSVPPDERTGPGLRALQSETGARLFDGSVGDWTVELVDESHALGAAVYMDCLGPDDTPDGWRRALALGADGIQTDHPAALRRMLKRSVVTSASPRACLGSQFVGFSTFRSFVHLREPGVMWLTSPVIHGDCVANLAVASWNADTPPGTWLEVNARAWLGDRWTGYYSMGRWSSDPNMPRSSVDGQRDADGSVATDTLSLTSGSSRWQLRIALHAPPAGQTPTLRYLGLSLCDASAPRDMLPANREAWGKEIAVPSKSQLDWQGASGWCSPTSAAMDMAFWAKRLNRPNMDVPVPQAAAAIFDPIYNGTGNWPFNTAWAGRWRGMRAYVTRFNSVCELEDWTYVGIPVVVSVSYDLLRGKAVDNDPGHLLVCDGFTAAGDIVLNDPAYHAAESATARRVYPREAFIRAWARSHGIVYLIYPTGWHIPPNTHGHWE
- a CDS encoding CTP synthase — its product is MTRFIFVTGGVVSSLGKGIATASIGRLLRSRGLNVRLQKLDPYINVDADTMNPFQHGEAFVTDDGAVTDLDLGHYERFTNIALTRHSSVTTGSVYRDVIAAERRGDYDGATVQTIPHVTNAIKDRIRLVAKTGKNERKVDVVVAEVGGTVGDIEGLPFLEAIRQMRADVGLRNVMYIHVTLVPGVGPWDEQKTKPTQHSVIKLREIGIHPDMLICRSKRQMSDDMLRKISLFCDVPVCAVIPSVDTSTVYDVPLKLEVAGVAEQIVKRFGLRCDPPDLDAWQRIVRRITSNTRRVHVAVVGKYVDNSDAYISIREALHHAAAAADCNVMITWVNSRGLRSSDIAKAVNGANAMVVAPGFGVDGIEGKLHAVQHARVTGLPFLGICLGMQMAVVEFARNVAGIPDAESGEVDPATPNPVVHIMPEQRLRGNRGGTMRLGSRECQLAANSLASRLYGVETIRERHRHRYEVNNDYRARLIGAGMDCSGTSPDGKFVEIVEIPGHPFFIGCQFHPEFQSRPDLPHPLFVGLVKAALDRAEREAAGDAGRTHTAAAPADGVSNV